The Lachnospiraceae bacterium oral taxon 500 genome window below encodes:
- a CDS encoding NADPH-dependent butanol dehydrogenase — translation MMRPMKLAGSELMFGYGSLEYIKSIKAKKAAIVLGGSSMEKNGILGKVKKYLAEAGIQNLEINGVESDPSFATVMRGAKSMLEFEPDLIIALGGGSVMDAAKAMWIFYEHPELKSMEDILPPNTFPDLRNKARLCCVPSTSGTASEVSRSIVISGDDGIKLGVGNMEMMPDIAICDPEVTLSMPPKITAETGMDAMTHALEALVSTRANYLSDVLATQAVLDIAEALPQAYQNGEDRSAREKMLLASMLAGMAFTNVSLGIVHSMAHTVGGLFHVAHGLADAILLPYIIRYNRKDQRAAEIYQQIARKAGVNDIVELVTELNGKLGIPDCLSAVIPDQAAYHQKMDQMIEMAKNDGCTKTNPIIPSAQEWRELFTKAYKGE, via the coding sequence ATGATGAGACCAATGAAATTAGCTGGTTCGGAATTGATGTTTGGGTACGGTTCACTGGAATATATTAAAAGCATAAAGGCGAAGAAAGCTGCCATTGTCCTCGGCGGCAGCAGTATGGAAAAAAACGGGATATTGGGTAAGGTCAAGAAATATTTAGCCGAGGCCGGGATTCAAAATCTGGAAATTAACGGCGTGGAGTCGGATCCGTCATTTGCTACGGTCATGCGCGGAGCCAAGAGCATGCTGGAGTTTGAGCCGGATTTAATCATTGCCTTAGGCGGCGGCTCGGTGATGGATGCGGCCAAAGCAATGTGGATTTTTTACGAACATCCTGAATTGAAAAGCATGGAAGATATTTTGCCGCCGAATACCTTCCCCGATTTGAGGAATAAGGCCAGACTTTGCTGTGTTCCTTCCACCAGCGGAACTGCCAGCGAAGTGTCTAGGTCGATTGTGATTTCAGGTGATGACGGAATCAAACTGGGCGTAGGCAATATGGAAATGATGCCGGATATTGCGATCTGTGATCCGGAAGTGACATTGTCAATGCCGCCGAAGATCACGGCCGAAACCGGAATGGATGCCATGACGCATGCTTTGGAAGCGTTGGTGTCGACCCGGGCCAATTATCTTTCGGATGTACTGGCTACGCAGGCGGTTTTGGATATTGCGGAGGCTTTGCCTCAGGCCTACCAGAATGGGGAAGACAGGTCGGCCAGAGAAAAGATGCTGTTAGCGTCAATGCTGGCGGGAATGGCATTTACCAATGTGTCTTTGGGGATTGTTCACTCAATGGCGCATACGGTAGGAGGTTTGTTTCATGTGGCCCACGGGCTGGCGGACGCCATTCTTTTGCCTTATATAATTCGCTATAATCGCAAAGATCAGCGGGCGGCAGAAATTTATCAGCAGATTGCCCGAAAAGCGGGAGTAAATGATATTGTGGAATTAGTCACAGAACTAAATGGCAAGCTGGGGATTCCGGATTGTTTAAGCGCCGTAATTCCGGATCAGGCGGCTTATCATCAAAAGATGGATCAAATGATAGAAATGGCTAAAAATGACGGCTGCACCAAAACCAATCCGATTATTCCATCTGCGCAGGAATGGCGGGAATTGTTTACTAAGGCTTATAAAGGAGAATAA
- a CDS encoding photosystem I assembly BtpA, which translates to MEKEILKLGAQTVIGMVHLAPLPTTAGFDGDFQKIIDRAVGDALTLEKAGIDAVIVENMGDTPFSALLNKAQVAALAMASFAVKKAVKVPVGIDAAFNDYEASLAIAAMVDAAFVRVPVFVDTVVFTDGLIYPCAKKCREYRKQIGREDIKLLADIQVKHAHMLLPQITIEQSAKEAADNGANGIIVTGSQIGEETPIEMIKKVKNVVKIPVFAGSGVNAGNIKEQLGIADGAIIGSGLKEGGIISNPISYELTKNVLQALR; encoded by the coding sequence ATGGAGAAAGAAATTTTGAAATTGGGCGCGCAAACGGTAATCGGAATGGTACATTTGGCACCGCTGCCAACGACCGCAGGTTTTGACGGCGATTTTCAAAAGATTATTGATCGGGCAGTCGGCGATGCCCTGACGTTGGAAAAAGCCGGAATTGATGCCGTGATAGTAGAAAATATGGGTGACACACCTTTTTCGGCACTATTGAATAAAGCTCAGGTAGCGGCCCTGGCGATGGCGTCTTTCGCGGTAAAAAAGGCGGTCAAGGTACCGGTCGGAATTGATGCCGCCTTTAATGATTATGAAGCCAGTCTGGCAATTGCAGCCATGGTGGACGCAGCGTTTGTGCGGGTGCCGGTATTTGTGGATACGGTCGTGTTTACGGATGGATTAATTTATCCCTGCGCCAAAAAGTGCCGGGAGTATCGTAAGCAGATTGGCCGGGAAGATATTAAACTATTGGCAGATATTCAGGTTAAACACGCACATATGCTGCTGCCGCAGATTACCATTGAGCAGTCGGCCAAGGAAGCGGCCGATAACGGCGCGAACGGAATTATTGTGACGGGCAGTCAAATTGGGGAAGAAACGCCGATTGAAATGATTAAGAAGGTAAAAAATGTAGTTAAGATTCCGGTATTCGCCGGCAGCGGCGTCAATGCCGGCAATATTAAAGAACAACTGGGGATTGCCGATGGCGCGATTATTGGTTCGGGCTTAAAGGAGGGCGGAATTATTTCAAATCCGATTTCCTATGAATTGACAAAGAATGTGCTGCAGGCATTACGGTGA
- a CDS encoding uridine phosphorylase: MSTLYMGLDQSSVAKYVLLSGDPWRVETVKNYLQEPRQIAFKREFNTYTGWYKGVEITVSSTGIGAPSAAIAMEEMYEAGMETAIRMGTAMSLQDDMLGHFLIPLAALRREGTSCAYVDLSYPAVADIELVNAMNEVVRQTGRQYRNGLNCTLDGFYREMHESRFSKECGQDMSRTFTELKKLGVIGIDMESSCILTLGRLMGVKTCVLTMVTVLENLKQTLKGNDRTEAEDLLCRTALEGIYHYHQQKEK; encoded by the coding sequence ATGAGCACATTATATATGGGATTGGATCAAAGTTCTGTTGCCAAATATGTTTTATTGTCCGGGGATCCTTGGCGGGTAGAAACGGTTAAAAATTATTTGCAGGAGCCCAGGCAAATCGCGTTTAAACGGGAGTTCAATACTTATACCGGCTGGTATAAGGGGGTGGAAATTACGGTTAGCTCGACCGGTATCGGTGCTCCTTCGGCGGCCATTGCCATGGAAGAAATGTATGAGGCGGGCATGGAAACGGCGATTCGAATGGGAACAGCTATGTCGTTGCAGGATGATATGCTGGGACACTTTTTGATACCGCTGGCGGCATTAAGAAGAGAGGGCACCAGCTGCGCTTATGTTGATCTCAGTTATCCGGCGGTGGCGGATATTGAACTGGTCAATGCAATGAATGAAGTTGTGCGGCAAACGGGAAGACAATATCGAAATGGTTTAAACTGCACCTTGGATGGCTTTTATCGGGAAATGCATGAGTCCAGATTTTCAAAAGAATGCGGGCAGGATATGAGCCGGACATTTACCGAACTAAAAAAACTGGGAGTTATCGGCATTGACATGGAGTCTTCCTGTATTTTGACCTTGGGCAGACTGATGGGGGTAAAAACCTGTGTTTTAACGATGGTAACGGTTTTAGAAAACTTAAAGCAGACTTTAAAGGGAAACGATAGAACGGAGGCAGAGGATTTACTTTGCCGGACGGCACTGGAAGGAATTTACCATTATCATCAGCAGAAGGAGAAATAA
- a CDS encoding kinase, with protein MMDVLTSGYVSMDHIIKIDRPARIGFTSLVTNPSNSVIRYGGCSVNIAYALCRLGISSMPVLRVGPDYETNGFKSFLEEGGVSLNAATIVESETTSTCYLLEDNNNDHITVFYPGAMNGCYAKPLPDHLFAGLKLGVITVASRQDNEYFFEQCLKHEVPIAFGMKADFDAFPKDFLKRLLAESRIIFMNSAEKEEIKAMYGLSQIEQLFDHSRAQFLVTTLGKAGSVCYSRLERGIGREEVGAYPVDGIIDATGAGDAYIAGFLYGYLKGHSAVDCCRLGSAMSYFVLQAEGCCTNLPTEQELLAKVALKSEN; from the coding sequence ATGATGGACGTACTTACCAGCGGCTATGTCAGCATGGATCATATTATCAAAATTGACCGGCCGGCCCGAATCGGATTCACTTCTCTGGTGACCAATCCGTCCAACTCGGTTATTCGCTATGGCGGTTGTTCCGTTAATATTGCGTATGCCTTGTGCCGGCTGGGGATTTCGTCTATGCCGGTGCTGAGAGTGGGGCCGGATTATGAGACTAACGGATTTAAGAGTTTTTTAGAGGAAGGCGGCGTTTCTTTAAACGCTGCGACCATAGTGGAGAGTGAAACAACCAGCACCTGCTATTTGCTTGAGGATAACAATAATGATCATATTACTGTTTTCTATCCGGGGGCAATGAACGGCTGCTATGCCAAACCGCTGCCGGACCATTTGTTTGCCGGTCTTAAACTGGGTGTAATTACGGTGGCGTCACGGCAGGATAATGAATATTTTTTTGAGCAGTGTCTTAAGCATGAGGTACCGATTGCTTTTGGAATGAAGGCGGATTTTGATGCTTTTCCGAAGGATTTTTTAAAACGGTTGCTGGCGGAATCCCGAATCATTTTTATGAATTCGGCGGAAAAAGAGGAAATCAAAGCCATGTATGGTTTGAGCCAGATTGAACAACTGTTTGACCACAGCCGCGCCCAGTTTTTAGTGACGACTTTGGGCAAAGCAGGCAGCGTTTGTTACAGCAGGCTGGAGAGGGGAATCGGGAGAGAAGAAGTAGGAGCCTATCCTGTGGACGGAATTATAGATGCAACCGGAGCAGGGGATGCCTATATTGCCGGTTTTCTGTATGGCTATTTAAAGGGACATTCAGCGGTGGATTGTTGCCGGTTAGGCAGCGCGATGTCATACTTTGTTTTGCAGGCGGAGGGCTGCTGCACTAATTTGCCGACGGAGCAGGAATTATTAGCCAAGGTTGCTCTTAAATCAGAAAATTAG
- a CDS encoding cysteine hydrolase: MGKTALLVVDMVRDFTDPEGLVFYPKNREILPNIKKVTEKCREKDILIIFLQHFNRRDKPDRKAGNMRPNCLEGTFGIEIDPMLTVDLKKDYVIRKRRYSGFFGTDLDLVLRENDVKNLIVTGTKTNCCIRATVTDAFYLDYTPYVVRECVATNSDVVNEVHLDDIDRYLGQVVTMEELFDLLDQGRL, translated from the coding sequence ATGGGCAAAACGGCATTGTTAGTAGTAGATATGGTTCGGGATTTTACGGACCCGGAAGGTTTGGTGTTTTATCCGAAAAACCGCGAAATTTTGCCGAATATTAAAAAAGTCACGGAAAAATGCAGGGAAAAGGATATTTTGATCATTTTTTTGCAGCATTTTAACCGGCGGGATAAACCGGACAGAAAAGCGGGAAATATGCGGCCGAACTGTCTGGAAGGAACTTTTGGAATAGAGATTGATCCGATGCTGACGGTTGATTTGAAAAAAGACTATGTGATCCGAAAACGTCGATACAGCGGCTTTTTTGGCACAGATTTAGATTTGGTCTTAAGAGAAAATGATGTAAAAAACTTGATTGTCACGGGAACCAAAACAAATTGCTGCATTCGGGCGACAGTGACGGACGCTTTTTATCTGGATTATACCCCGTATGTGGTCAGGGAATGTGTGGCTACCAACTCAGATGTAGTCAACGAGGTGCATCTGGATGATATCGACCGGTATCTCGGCCAGGTGGTTACGATGGAAGAATTATTTGATTTACTCGATCAAGGCAGACTTTAG
- a CDS encoding ABC transporter permease, translated as MEMWANILYDTIYHSTPIILCTLGGLFAYKANVLNIALEGMMLNAAFVSVLVQYLTDSLPLAIMAALISTLLWGVVFSVLGIRCRGNVIVIGLGINLMTAAISKFILKIMGLANISLQNIGATDFKIELPILKDVPLVRVLSGHPLITYLAFAAIVLTAVVLYQTKFGIYIRVVGENEDSAISLGIKSTWYKYAAVLLGAFFCALAGINLSLERMAMFTCGMTAGRGFIAIAAIYCGQGKPGASSFYALLFAVARALSINLSIYAGPAAGMFDTIPYVVMVIVLAVSSYMKYKNAKVRNYKLG; from the coding sequence ATGGAAATGTGGGCAAATATTTTATATGATACGATCTATCATAGCACGCCGATCATTTTATGTACCTTAGGAGGGCTCTTTGCCTACAAGGCCAATGTTTTGAACATTGCCCTGGAGGGCATGATGCTCAATGCAGCGTTTGTGTCTGTTCTGGTGCAATACTTAACAGACAGCTTACCATTGGCAATTATGGCGGCGCTTATCAGTACGCTGCTGTGGGGCGTGGTATTTTCGGTTTTGGGAATTCGCTGCCGAGGGAATGTGATTGTCATTGGCTTAGGAATTAATTTGATGACGGCGGCGATTTCAAAGTTTATCTTAAAAATCATGGGTTTAGCCAATATCAGCTTGCAAAACATCGGCGCGACAGATTTTAAAATAGAATTGCCGATTCTAAAAGATGTGCCGTTAGTGAGAGTGCTGAGTGGTCATCCGCTTATTACTTATTTGGCTTTTGCGGCGATTGTGCTGACGGCGGTTGTTTTATATCAGACGAAGTTCGGCATTTATATTCGGGTGGTTGGTGAAAATGAGGATTCGGCAATCAGTTTGGGGATTAAAAGCACTTGGTATAAATATGCGGCAGTCCTTTTGGGAGCGTTTTTCTGTGCTTTGGCAGGGATTAATTTATCTTTGGAAAGAATGGCTATGTTTACCTGCGGGATGACAGCCGGCCGGGGTTTCATTGCTATCGCCGCCATTTACTGCGGCCAGGGAAAGCCGGGAGCATCTTCCTTTTACGCACTGTTATTTGCTGTCGCCAGGGCATTATCCATCAATTTAAGCATTTATGCCGGACCGGCGGCGGGAATGTTTGATACAATCCCCTATGTTGTAATGGTTATCGTATTGGCGGTATCATCGTATATGAAATATAAAAATGCTAAGGTTAGAAATTATAAATTAGGTTAG
- a CDS encoding ABC transporter permease: MQKETVLKTILNSLIPIIAAFILGGIVILLLGENPLTTYGILISKSLFTGKGILNTLHYAAPMILTGLAIAVTFKANIYNMGVEGQMLLGGFFAGIVGAYFPMENSVLSKLLCFAVAILCGMLFALIPALLKAKCGVNEMVVTLMLNYAVAKSLEFLTTGVFRDKAAGYVATPLIGEGAMFHRLGNFRITLFFGIALLLLLLMIVVMQYSKLGYEIRAIGKNSEFAEATGMNVGKKIIILMLISGALSGIAGAGWMLSDQFKYTLSFSENPGLGWDGMLIALLGGHSPLGILFAAVFYAALKTGSDSINMYTSVPKEIIEIIQAIIILFLAVKFIGEKVKLFSANRKGGRAK, encoded by the coding sequence ATGCAAAAGGAAACTGTGCTCAAAACAATTTTAAATTCATTGATTCCGATTATAGCTGCATTTATTTTAGGCGGTATCGTCATTTTGCTGCTCGGAGAAAATCCCCTGACCACCTATGGAATTTTAATCAGCAAGTCCTTGTTTACCGGCAAAGGTATCTTAAATACATTGCATTATGCAGCGCCGATGATCCTGACGGGATTGGCGATTGCAGTAACATTTAAGGCGAATATTTACAACATGGGCGTAGAGGGACAAATGCTGCTGGGCGGATTTTTTGCCGGCATTGTAGGTGCATATTTTCCGATGGAAAATTCGGTGCTGAGTAAGCTTTTGTGCTTTGCAGTGGCGATATTGTGCGGTATGCTGTTTGCACTGATTCCGGCACTGCTCAAAGCCAAATGCGGAGTCAATGAGATGGTTGTCACTTTAATGCTGAATTATGCGGTAGCCAAGAGTTTGGAATTTTTAACGACGGGTGTATTTAGGGACAAGGCGGCCGGTTATGTGGCGACGCCGCTGATTGGTGAAGGCGCGATGTTTCACCGGTTAGGCAATTTTCGAATTACCTTGTTTTTCGGAATAGCGCTGCTGCTTCTACTGCTGATGATAGTAGTCATGCAGTATTCAAAACTGGGTTATGAGATCAGGGCAATCGGGAAAAACTCTGAATTTGCCGAAGCAACCGGAATGAACGTAGGCAAAAAGATCATTATTTTAATGCTGATTAGCGGAGCGCTGTCGGGAATCGCCGGCGCAGGCTGGATGCTGAGTGACCAGTTTAAGTATACGCTGAGTTTTTCGGAAAATCCGGGACTGGGCTGGGATGGTATGCTGATTGCTCTGCTGGGTGGTCATTCGCCACTGGGGATTTTGTTTGCTGCTGTTTTTTACGCTGCTTTAAAAACGGGCAGTGACAGCATTAATATGTATACCTCGGTGCCGAAGGAAATCATTGAGATCATTCAGGCCATTATTATCTTATTTTTAGCAGTTAAGTTTATCGGGGAAAAAGTCAAACTGTTTTCGGCAAATCGAAAAGGAGGGCGGGCTAAGTAA
- a CDS encoding ABC transporter ATP-binding protein, with the protein MANMIETRDLTKKFGDFTANDRINLQVKEGEIKCIVGENGAGKTTLMNMLYGLLQPTSGEIWIKGQKTVLKSPLEAIAAGIGMVHQHFKLVPSLTVYENILLGSEITKTKGKFRLPLIDRQAEIDNVYRLMEKYRFSLDPMERVEDISVGSRQRIEILKMLYRNVDILILDEPTAVLTPQEADQLIVTLKELQAKGKTIIIITHKLREVMELADSVTVIKQGRVVGDVRKQDTSEKQLAQMMVGRDVVLRVENQSKSQASDEIRYEVKDLATVNDQGKEVVAGVSFYARQGEILGIAGVEGNGQSELVKLMTGLMCSTRGRISMNGKDVTNWWPEQLRSAGMGIIPEDRYAQGLCREMSLSENCIAGYHNRADVCWHGFHRTKEIDHKRDRFIEDFDIRLSNVKGLIGSLSGGNAQKVIIARELSAGPKLLIACQPTRGVDIGSIEFIHKQLLQFKEAGNTVILVSSELSEIMSLSDRVLVMYKGKISGEVQPKEVSSAQIGLLMAGITAAEE; encoded by the coding sequence ATGGCAAATATGATAGAAACCAGAGATTTGACTAAAAAGTTTGGAGATTTTACCGCTAACGATCGGATTAATTTACAGGTGAAAGAAGGAGAAATTAAATGTATCGTTGGCGAAAACGGAGCAGGCAAAACAACTTTAATGAACATGCTTTACGGTTTGCTCCAGCCGACCAGCGGTGAAATTTGGATTAAAGGTCAAAAGACAGTGCTGAAAAGTCCTTTGGAGGCAATTGCGGCGGGAATCGGCATGGTTCATCAGCATTTCAAATTGGTTCCGAGTCTGACCGTTTATGAAAATATTTTGTTAGGCTCGGAAATTACCAAAACAAAGGGCAAGTTTCGGCTGCCGTTGATTGATCGTCAGGCTGAGATTGACAATGTATATCGGCTGATGGAGAAATATCGTTTTTCACTGGATCCGATGGAAAGGGTAGAGGATATTTCGGTAGGCAGCAGGCAAAGAATTGAAATATTGAAAATGCTGTACCGGAATGTAGATATTTTGATTTTGGATGAGCCGACAGCAGTGCTCACACCGCAGGAAGCGGACCAGCTGATTGTAACGCTGAAAGAACTGCAGGCAAAAGGAAAAACCATCATTATCATTACCCATAAGCTGCGAGAAGTGATGGAGTTGGCCGACAGTGTGACTGTGATCAAACAGGGCCGAGTGGTTGGTGATGTTCGAAAGCAGGACACCAGCGAAAAACAATTAGCGCAAATGATGGTGGGCCGGGATGTGGTTTTGAGAGTTGAAAATCAGTCAAAATCTCAAGCGTCAGATGAGATTCGATATGAGGTCAAGGATTTAGCGACCGTGAATGATCAGGGCAAAGAGGTCGTGGCCGGCGTTTCATTTTATGCCCGTCAGGGTGAGATTCTGGGAATTGCCGGGGTAGAAGGCAATGGCCAGTCGGAACTGGTTAAACTAATGACCGGTTTGATGTGTTCCACCCGCGGCCGGATTAGTATGAACGGAAAGGATGTTACCAATTGGTGGCCGGAACAGCTCAGAAGCGCCGGGATGGGAATTATTCCGGAAGACAGATATGCGCAGGGGCTGTGCCGGGAGATGAGCCTGTCGGAAAATTGCATAGCCGGGTATCATAATCGGGCGGATGTGTGCTGGCATGGTTTCCATCGCACCAAGGAAATTGATCACAAAAGAGACCGTTTTATTGAGGACTTTGATATTCGTTTAAGCAACGTGAAAGGTTTAATTGGCAGCTTGTCCGGCGGAAATGCGCAAAAAGTAATTATCGCCCGGGAATTATCGGCCGGGCCAAAATTGCTGATTGCCTGTCAGCCGACCAGAGGAGTAGACATTGGTTCCATTGAATTTATTCACAAGCAGCTTTTACAATTCAAAGAAGCGGGCAATACTGTTATTTTGGTTTCCAGCGAGTTGTCGGAGATCATGAGTTTATCTGACCGGGTATTGGTTATGTACAAAGGAAAAATTTCCGGTGAAGTACAGCCAAAAGAAGTAAGTTCGGCTCAGATCGGACTTTTGATGGCAGGCATTACGGCGGCGGAGGAATAA